One window of Cervus elaphus chromosome 6, mCerEla1.1, whole genome shotgun sequence genomic DNA carries:
- the LOC122696237 gene encoding serine/arginine repetitive matrix protein 1-like isoform X2 — MAVVLRRLLLLLCLAASSAALLATSVHSSCPGPLAHTVHSTFMFAAAFAPLCGLASPRIRTRRLAHPLPPTELARLLALVFPSRSGRSGAENRSTGDPETSGVAHRLRTSQRSAPETRLASSSALSTGRPPTPALRLVDFAAAPYNRSRVSTWNFLLHQGQLLTHRESFWDSSPRPANLTVGSLQSRGQPQTSGHRLLCRDPPRTLKTKVPLDSKPGKGQPLMHTGILLAPAEPGGPTPHLTVLECPQVAGQAPSQGQPFCNIWAVACSLSRVPTLDAPLSRRLPLTSTSRPLGARQLGEPKSKVSGPVSPQDKGPPSYPAESAPADPCPPPTKLPAVEAPLSQGPSRRSRQKPIDPHLLMGCEAGVCTEHSLVSREQQSPHSKSPPKLCLPAQPPSNLSAPDSAFGGGLPLACPENATCARPPAFSSPFIPKVGSPLSQGKPPARKEAHLHLHSPADPPSKPSNTDPSPPQGQRPVPKPPHSGHHPHARWKPSPELSLNVPRVLVCLWPSVPLLGPRELAGRGCYLVEEKYLIPVIVRPTSERSSQKQRPEPAECENGGLGTLRKPPGNLGPHQLPVAPGTPQPPEREGPAPAAPYPQQQFNHSVRLAGDWEMGTEEPPGSKEARHPHPGRSTPRPLAQAGLGLPPLGPGRRLSVQSLVVALSLGDRLRNASASWPALGAVQGVVPLVGLSAEVLLGRGPGDLWPGTRFSWLFWFCVSWGVLIFWRILSGGREGCPAFEQEKLEELSSGIADAKQGTRGLVPVEPQAPRPQAPRTEDSLAELRLLKDRFSHLEEEMEALQEHAEHLGRQEARVRELEAFFLTVWSFLEACAPGQVHSTMASHPCAPQPQEGGLEAGAELA, encoded by the exons ATGGCGGTTGTGCtgcggcggctgctgctgcttctctgccTCGCCGCCTCTTCGGCCGCCCTTCTGGCGACCAGCGTCCATTCTTCCTGCCCCGGGCCCCTGGCCCATACCGTGCACTCCACGTTCATGTTCGCGGCAGCTTTCGCTCCTCTCTGCGGGCTTGCGAGTCCGCGCATCCGCACGCGGCGCCTAGCGCACCCGCTCCCGCCGACAGAGCTGGCCCGACTCCTCGCCTTGGTGTTCCCCTCCCGCAGCGGGAGATCGGGCGCCGAGAACCGGAGCACAGGGGACCCCGAGACCTCCGGGGTCGCACACCGGCTCCGCACAAGCCAGCGGAGCGCCCCCGAAACGCGCCTGGCCTCCAGCTCCGCGCTGAGCACGGGGCGGCCTCCAACCCCAGCTCTGAGGCTCGTCGATTTTGCAGCAGCGCCGTACAACAGGTCCAG GGTCTCCACCTGGAACTTCCTGCTCCACCAAGGACAGCTGCTGACTCATAGGGAGAGTTTCTGGGACTCCTCCCCACGGCCAGCAAACCTCACAGTGGGCTCCTTGCAGAGCAGAGGGCAGCCACAGACCAGCGGTCACAGGCTCTTGTGTCGTGACCCACCCAGGACCCTTAAAACCAAGGTCCCCTTGGACTCCAAGCCGGGCAAAGGTCAACCACTAATGCACACTGGGATTCTCCTGGCCCCCGCTGAGCCTGGGGGCCCTACACCTCATCTCACTGTGCTTGAGTGTCCTCAAGTGGCCGGACAAGCCCCATCCCAAGGTCAGCCATTCTGCAACATCTGGGCAGTTGCATGTTCTCTGTCCAGGGTCCCCACCTTGGATGCCCCGCTGAGTAGGAGACTGCCACTCACCAGCACCAGCAGGCCCTTGGGTGCCCGGCAGCTTGGGGAACCAAAGTCCAAGGTCTCTGGCCCAGTCTCCCCCCAGGACAAGGGGCCACCTTCATATCCAGCTGAGAGTGCCCCTGCAGACCCCTGCCCACCACCCACCAAGCTGCCTGCAGTTGAGGCTCCTCTCAGCCAAGGGCCATCCAGGAGGAGCAGACAGAAGCCCATAGACCCTCATCTTCTCATGGGCTGTGAAGCTGGGGTCTGCACCGAGCACTCCCTGGTCAGCAGAGAGCAACAGTCCCCTCACAGTAAGAGCCCCCCGAAACTCTGTCTGCCTGCACAGCCTCCTTCCAACCTCTCTGCACCTGACTCTGCCTTTGGTGGGGGgctgcccctggcctgccctGAGAATGCCACATGTGCTCGCCCACCTGCATTCTCCAGCCCCTTTATTCCCAAGGTGGGCTCCCCACTCAGCCAAGGGAAACCTCCCGCCCGCAAAGAGGCCCACCTGCATCTCCACAGCCCTGCAGACCCTCCCTCCAAGCCTTCCAACACTGACCCTTCACCCCCTCAAGGGCAGCGGCCAGTCCCCAAGCCCCCTCATTCAGGACACCACCCACATGCACGCTGGAAACCCAGCCCAGAGCTTTCCCTTAATGTCCCCCGAGTCCTTGTCTGCCTGTGGCCTTCGGTGCCTCTGTTGGGCCCAAGGGAGTTGGCTGGAAGGGGCTGCTACCTGGTGGAAGAGAAATACCTCATCCCTGTCATTGTGCGCCCCACCTCTGAGCGCTCCTCCCAGAAACAGCGCCCAGAGCCTGCAGAGTGTGAGAACGGAGGCCTCGGAACCCTCCGGAAGCCGCCAGGCAACCTTGGCCCCCACCAGCTCCCTGTCGCCCCGGGGACGCCCCAACCCCCAGAAAGGGAAGGGCCGGCTCCGGCAGCCCCTTACCCCCAGCAGCAGTTCAATCACTCGGTGAGACTGGCGGGAGACTGGGAAATGGGGACGGAAGAGCCACCTGGATCCAAAGAAGCAAGGCATCCTCACCCAGGCAGGAGCACCCCAAGACCACTGGCCCAGGCGGGCCTCGGCCTTCCACCACTGGGGCCAGGTAGGCGGCTGTCTGTGCAGTCGTTGGTGGTGGCTCTGTCGCTGGGAGACAGGCTTAGAAACGCCAGCGCCTCGTGGCCTGCGCTTGGAGCCGTGCAGGGTGTGGTTCCCCTGGTGGGCCTCAGTGCTGAGGTGCTGCTGGGCCGCGGGCCTGGAGACCTCTGGCCTGGGACCAGGTTTAGCTGGCTCTTCTGGTTCTGTGTCAGCTGGGGTGTCTTGATCTTCTGGAGAATTCTCTCAGGAGGGCGAGAGGGATGCCCTGCCTTCGAACAGGAGAAGCTGGAAGAGCTGTCAAGTGGAATAGCTGATGCTAAGCAGGGCACCCGTGGCCTTGTCCCGGTAgagccccaggcccccaggcctCAGGCCCCACGTACAGAGGACTCGTTGGCTGAGCTGAGGCTGCTCAAGGACAGGTTCTcccacctggaggaggagatggaggcgTTACAAGAACATGCTGAGCACCTGGGGCGTCAGGAGGCGCGGGTTCGAGAGCTGGAGGCCTTCTTCCTCACAGTGTGGAGCTTCCTGGAAGCCTGTGCCCCAGGACAGGTTCACAGTACGATGGCCAGTCATCCGTGCGCCCCCCAACCCCAGGAAGGAGGCCTGGAAGCGGGGGCGGAGCTGGCCTGA
- the LOC122696237 gene encoding uncharacterized protein LOC122696237 isoform X1 yields MAVVLRRLLLLLCLAASSAALLATSVHSSCPGPLAHTVHSTFMFAAAFAPLCGLASPRIRTRRLAHPLPPTELARLLALVFPSRSGRSGAENRSTGDPETSGVAHRLRTSQRSAPETRLASSSALSTGRPPTPALRLVDFAAAPYNRSRCGSHPFQETTHSEGQCRWWRVTHRQAQGRLLAKDPTSFCENLDTLVSVCKATSPNPLKLVWKRVSTWNFLLHQGQLLTHRESFWDSSPRPANLTVGSLQSRGQPQTSGHRLLCRDPPRTLKTKVPLDSKPGKGQPLMHTGILLAPAEPGGPTPHLTVLECPQVAGQAPSQGQPFCNIWAVACSLSRVPTLDAPLSRRLPLTSTSRPLGARQLGEPKSKVSGPVSPQDKGPPSYPAESAPADPCPPPTKLPAVEAPLSQGPSRRSRQKPIDPHLLMGCEAGVCTEHSLVSREQQSPHSKSPPKLCLPAQPPSNLSAPDSAFGGGLPLACPENATCARPPAFSSPFIPKVGSPLSQGKPPARKEAHLHLHSPADPPSKPSNTDPSPPQGQRPVPKPPHSGHHPHARWKPSPELSLNVPRVLVCLWPSVPLLGPRELAGRGCYLVEEKYLIPVIVRPTSERSSQKQRPEPAECENGGLGTLRKPPGNLGPHQLPVAPGTPQPPEREGPAPAAPYPQQQFNHSVRLAGDWEMGTEEPPGSKEARHPHPGRSTPRPLAQAGLGLPPLGPGRRLSVQSLVVALSLGDRLRNASASWPALGAVQGVVPLVGLSAEVLLGRGPGDLWPGTRFSWLFWFCVSWGVLIFWRILSGGREGCPAFEQEKLEELSSGIADAKQGTRGLVPVEPQAPRPQAPRTEDSLAELRLLKDRFSHLEEEMEALQEHAEHLGRQEARVRELEAFFLTVWSFLEACAPGQVHSTMASHPCAPQPQEGGLEAGAELA; encoded by the exons ATGGCGGTTGTGCtgcggcggctgctgctgcttctctgccTCGCCGCCTCTTCGGCCGCCCTTCTGGCGACCAGCGTCCATTCTTCCTGCCCCGGGCCCCTGGCCCATACCGTGCACTCCACGTTCATGTTCGCGGCAGCTTTCGCTCCTCTCTGCGGGCTTGCGAGTCCGCGCATCCGCACGCGGCGCCTAGCGCACCCGCTCCCGCCGACAGAGCTGGCCCGACTCCTCGCCTTGGTGTTCCCCTCCCGCAGCGGGAGATCGGGCGCCGAGAACCGGAGCACAGGGGACCCCGAGACCTCCGGGGTCGCACACCGGCTCCGCACAAGCCAGCGGAGCGCCCCCGAAACGCGCCTGGCCTCCAGCTCCGCGCTGAGCACGGGGCGGCCTCCAACCCCAGCTCTGAGGCTCGTCGATTTTGCAGCAGCGCCGTACAACAGGTCCAGGTGTGGTAGCCACCCGTTCCAGGAAacaactcactcagaaggacaatgcagatggTGGAGAGTTACACACAGGCAGGCCCAAGGCCgtctcttagccaaggacccgaCCAGTTTCTGTGAAAACCTAGATACACTAGTGTCCGTGTGCAAAGCCACCTCCCCAAAtcccttgaaactagtctggaaaAG GGTCTCCACCTGGAACTTCCTGCTCCACCAAGGACAGCTGCTGACTCATAGGGAGAGTTTCTGGGACTCCTCCCCACGGCCAGCAAACCTCACAGTGGGCTCCTTGCAGAGCAGAGGGCAGCCACAGACCAGCGGTCACAGGCTCTTGTGTCGTGACCCACCCAGGACCCTTAAAACCAAGGTCCCCTTGGACTCCAAGCCGGGCAAAGGTCAACCACTAATGCACACTGGGATTCTCCTGGCCCCCGCTGAGCCTGGGGGCCCTACACCTCATCTCACTGTGCTTGAGTGTCCTCAAGTGGCCGGACAAGCCCCATCCCAAGGTCAGCCATTCTGCAACATCTGGGCAGTTGCATGTTCTCTGTCCAGGGTCCCCACCTTGGATGCCCCGCTGAGTAGGAGACTGCCACTCACCAGCACCAGCAGGCCCTTGGGTGCCCGGCAGCTTGGGGAACCAAAGTCCAAGGTCTCTGGCCCAGTCTCCCCCCAGGACAAGGGGCCACCTTCATATCCAGCTGAGAGTGCCCCTGCAGACCCCTGCCCACCACCCACCAAGCTGCCTGCAGTTGAGGCTCCTCTCAGCCAAGGGCCATCCAGGAGGAGCAGACAGAAGCCCATAGACCCTCATCTTCTCATGGGCTGTGAAGCTGGGGTCTGCACCGAGCACTCCCTGGTCAGCAGAGAGCAACAGTCCCCTCACAGTAAGAGCCCCCCGAAACTCTGTCTGCCTGCACAGCCTCCTTCCAACCTCTCTGCACCTGACTCTGCCTTTGGTGGGGGgctgcccctggcctgccctGAGAATGCCACATGTGCTCGCCCACCTGCATTCTCCAGCCCCTTTATTCCCAAGGTGGGCTCCCCACTCAGCCAAGGGAAACCTCCCGCCCGCAAAGAGGCCCACCTGCATCTCCACAGCCCTGCAGACCCTCCCTCCAAGCCTTCCAACACTGACCCTTCACCCCCTCAAGGGCAGCGGCCAGTCCCCAAGCCCCCTCATTCAGGACACCACCCACATGCACGCTGGAAACCCAGCCCAGAGCTTTCCCTTAATGTCCCCCGAGTCCTTGTCTGCCTGTGGCCTTCGGTGCCTCTGTTGGGCCCAAGGGAGTTGGCTGGAAGGGGCTGCTACCTGGTGGAAGAGAAATACCTCATCCCTGTCATTGTGCGCCCCACCTCTGAGCGCTCCTCCCAGAAACAGCGCCCAGAGCCTGCAGAGTGTGAGAACGGAGGCCTCGGAACCCTCCGGAAGCCGCCAGGCAACCTTGGCCCCCACCAGCTCCCTGTCGCCCCGGGGACGCCCCAACCCCCAGAAAGGGAAGGGCCGGCTCCGGCAGCCCCTTACCCCCAGCAGCAGTTCAATCACTCGGTGAGACTGGCGGGAGACTGGGAAATGGGGACGGAAGAGCCACCTGGATCCAAAGAAGCAAGGCATCCTCACCCAGGCAGGAGCACCCCAAGACCACTGGCCCAGGCGGGCCTCGGCCTTCCACCACTGGGGCCAGGTAGGCGGCTGTCTGTGCAGTCGTTGGTGGTGGCTCTGTCGCTGGGAGACAGGCTTAGAAACGCCAGCGCCTCGTGGCCTGCGCTTGGAGCCGTGCAGGGTGTGGTTCCCCTGGTGGGCCTCAGTGCTGAGGTGCTGCTGGGCCGCGGGCCTGGAGACCTCTGGCCTGGGACCAGGTTTAGCTGGCTCTTCTGGTTCTGTGTCAGCTGGGGTGTCTTGATCTTCTGGAGAATTCTCTCAGGAGGGCGAGAGGGATGCCCTGCCTTCGAACAGGAGAAGCTGGAAGAGCTGTCAAGTGGAATAGCTGATGCTAAGCAGGGCACCCGTGGCCTTGTCCCGGTAgagccccaggcccccaggcctCAGGCCCCACGTACAGAGGACTCGTTGGCTGAGCTGAGGCTGCTCAAGGACAGGTTCTcccacctggaggaggagatggaggcgTTACAAGAACATGCTGAGCACCTGGGGCGTCAGGAGGCGCGGGTTCGAGAGCTGGAGGCCTTCTTCCTCACAGTGTGGAGCTTCCTGGAAGCCTGTGCCCCAGGACAGGTTCACAGTACGATGGCCAGTCATCCGTGCGCCCCCCAACCCCAGGAAGGAGGCCTGGAAGCGGGGGCGGAGCTGGCCTGA